Proteins from one Falco naumanni isolate bFalNau1 chromosome 10, bFalNau1.pat, whole genome shotgun sequence genomic window:
- the STAU1 gene encoding double-stranded RNA-binding protein Staufen homolog 1 isoform X1, whose translation MSQVQIQNPSAALAGSQILNKTPSLSQPLSIPSTTSSLPSENAGRPIQNSALPSASVTSTNAAAAPSNMANPKEKTPMCLVNELARFNKIQPEYKLLSEQGPAHSKVFTVQLTLGDQHWEAEGTSIKKAQHAAAAKALEGTKFPKPTARPSRSEGKNPDSVTPTVELNALCMKLGKKPMYKPIDPYTGMRSTYNYTMRGGTYPPRYFYPFPVGPLLYQVELSIGGQQFHGKGRTRQAAKHDAAAKALKVLQNEPLPEKPEVNGKEPDDENLNKSEISQVFEIALKRNLPVNFEFFPLKQVTKESGPPHMKSFVTKVSVGEFMGEGEGKSKKISKKNAAIAVLEELKKLPPLPTVEKMKPRIKKKTKSIVKLQTSPEYGQGMNPISRLAQIQQAKKEKEPEYMLITERGLPRRREFVMQVKVGVHTAEGMGTNKKVAKRNAAENMLELLGFKVPQPQPPKPALKTEEKTPVKKPGDGRKVTFFEPGSEETSTSNKEDEFRMPYLSHQQLPAGILPMVPEVAQAVGANQGHHTKEFSRAAPNPAKATVTAMIARELLYGGTSPTAETILKNNNSSGHVPHGPLTRPSEQLDYLSNVQGIQVEYKDFPKNNKNEFVSLINCSSQPPLISHGIGKDVESCHDMAALNILKLLSELDQQTTEMPRTGNGPMSVCVKQEMESDPLLKPANSNTLGQTLDSTA comes from the exons ATGTCTCAAGTCCAAATTCAGAATCCTTCTGCTGCCCTTGCAGGGAGCCAAATATTGAATAAAACCCCATCTCTTTCACAGCCTCTGAGTATTCCCTCTACTACTAGTTCTTTGCCCTCTGAAAATGCAGGTAGACCTATCCAAAACTCTGCTTTACCCTCTGCATCAGTTACATCCACCAACGCAGCTGCAG CTCCTTCAAACATGGCAAACCCCAAAGAGAAAACCCCGATGTGTCTTGTGAATGAGTTAGCCCGTTTCAACAAGATTCAGCCTGAGTATAAGCTTCTGAGTGAGCAAGGTCCAGCTCATTCTAAG gtGTTTACAGTGCAACTGACTCTTGGGGACCAGCACTGGGAAGCTGAAGGAACTAGTATTAAAAAAGCGCAACATGCGGCAGCTGCCAAAGCTTTGGAAGGGACAAAATTCCCTAAGCCTACGGCTCGTCCATCTCGTAGTGAAGGCAAGAATCCAG aCAGTGTAACCCCCACAGTGGAGTTAAATGCACTTTGCATGAAGCTGGGAAAGAAACCTATGTACAAACCTATCGATCCTTATACAGGGATGAGATCCACTTACAACTACACTATGAGAGGTGGTACTTATCCTCCACG GTACTTTTACCCATTTCCTGTTGGGCCCTTACTTTATCAAGTTGAGCTTTCAATTGGAGGGCAGCAATTCcatgggaaaggaagaacaagaCAAGCTGCTAAGCACGATGCAGCTGCTAAAGCACTGAAAGTTCTGCAGAATGAGCCCTTGCCTGAGAAACCTGAG GTTAACGGAAAAGAACCAGATGATGAAAATCtcaataaatctgaaataagcCAAGTTTTTGAGATTGCACTTAAAAGGAACTTGCCTGTGAATTTTGAG TTTTTCCCTCTGAAACAGGTGACCAAGGAAAGTGGGCCTCCCCATATGAAGAGCTTTGTAACCAAGGTGTCAGTTGGAGAATTCATGGGTGAAGGTGAAGGAAAGAGCAAGAAGAtctcaaagaaaaatgctgcaataGCAGTCctagaagaactgaaaaaattgCCACCCCTTCCTACGGTCGAGAAAATGAAGCCACgaatcaaaaagaaaacaaagtcaaTAGTGAAG CTGCAAACAAGTCCAGAATATGGTCAAGGAATGAACCCCATTAGCAGACTTGCCCAGATACAGCAGGCCAAGAAAGAGAAGGAGCCAGAGTACATGCTCATCACAGAACGTGGTCTTCCAAGGCGCAGGGAGTTTGTTATGCAG GTGAAAGTTGGTGTACACACAGCTGAAGGAATGGGCACAAACAAGAAAGTTGCTAAACGCAACGCAGCTGAAAATATGTTGGAACTTCTAGGTTTCAAAGTCCCTCAACCTCAACCTCCAAAACCAGCattaaagacagaagagaag acaccAGTGAAGAAACCGGGCGATGGAAGAAAAGTAACCTTCTTTGAGCCGGGCTCTGAAGAGACTTCAACTA GTAATAAAGAAGATGAGTTTAGGATGCCTTATCTCAGCCATCAGCAGCTTCCTGCTGGAATTCTTCCTATGGTCCCTGAGGTTGCACAAGCTGTAGGAGCCAATCAAGGACACCACACCAAAGAGTTCAGTAGGGCAGCCCCAAATCCTGCCAAGGCTACAGTAACAGCAATGATTGCTAGAGAGCTATTGTATGGTGGTACTTCTCCTACTGCTGAAACCATATTAAAGAATAACAACTCATCAGGCCACGTACCCCACGGACCACTCACTAGGCCCTCTGAGCAGCTGGACTATCTTTCCAATGTTCAAGGAATCCAG gtTGAATATAAAGACTTTCCAAAAAATAACAAGAATGAGTTTGTATCTCTTATAAACTGTTCCTCTCAGCCACCACTGATCAGCCATGGAATTGGAAAGGATGTAGAATCTTGCCACGATATG GCTGCATTGAATATCTTAAAGTTGCTGTCTGAGTTGGACCAACAAACCACAGAGATGCCAAGAACAGGAAATGGACCAATGTCTGT ATGTGTGAAACAAGAAATGGAAAGTGATCCTCTTCTCAAACCAGCTAACTCAAACACTTTGGGACAAACACTGGACAGCACTGCCTAA
- the STAU1 gene encoding double-stranded RNA-binding protein Staufen homolog 1 isoform X5, with protein sequence MSQVQIQNPSAALAGSQILNKTPSLSQPLSIPSTTSSLPSENAGRPIQNSALPSASVTSTNAAAAPSNMANPKEKTPMCLVNELARFNKIQPEYKLLSEQGPAHSKVFTVQLTLGDQHWEAEGTSIKKAQHAAAAKALEGTKFPKPTARPSRSEGKNPDSVTPTVELNALCMKLGKKPMYKPIDPYTGMRSTYNYTMRGGTYPPRYFYPFPVGPLLYQVELSIGGQQFHGKGRTRQAAKHDAAAKALKVLQNEPLPEKPEFFPLKQVTKESGPPHMKSFVTKVSVGEFMGEGEGKSKKISKKNAAIAVLEELKKLPPLPTVEKMKPRIKKKTKSIVKLQTSPEYGQGMNPISRLAQIQQAKKEKEPEYMLITERGLPRRREFVMQVKVGVHTAEGMGTNKKVAKRNAAENMLELLGFKVPQPQPPKPALKTEEKTPVKKPGDGRKVTFFEPGSEETSTSNKEDEFRMPYLSHQQLPAGILPMVPEVAQAVGANQGHHTKEFSRAAPNPAKATVTAMIARELLYGGTSPTAETILKNNNSSGHVPHGPLTRPSEQLDYLSNVQGIQVEYKDFPKNNKNEFVSLINCSSQPPLISHGIGKDVESCHDMAALNILKLLSELDQQTTEMPRTGNGPMSVCVKQEMESDPLLKPANSNTLGQTLDSTA encoded by the exons ATGTCTCAAGTCCAAATTCAGAATCCTTCTGCTGCCCTTGCAGGGAGCCAAATATTGAATAAAACCCCATCTCTTTCACAGCCTCTGAGTATTCCCTCTACTACTAGTTCTTTGCCCTCTGAAAATGCAGGTAGACCTATCCAAAACTCTGCTTTACCCTCTGCATCAGTTACATCCACCAACGCAGCTGCAG CTCCTTCAAACATGGCAAACCCCAAAGAGAAAACCCCGATGTGTCTTGTGAATGAGTTAGCCCGTTTCAACAAGATTCAGCCTGAGTATAAGCTTCTGAGTGAGCAAGGTCCAGCTCATTCTAAG gtGTTTACAGTGCAACTGACTCTTGGGGACCAGCACTGGGAAGCTGAAGGAACTAGTATTAAAAAAGCGCAACATGCGGCAGCTGCCAAAGCTTTGGAAGGGACAAAATTCCCTAAGCCTACGGCTCGTCCATCTCGTAGTGAAGGCAAGAATCCAG aCAGTGTAACCCCCACAGTGGAGTTAAATGCACTTTGCATGAAGCTGGGAAAGAAACCTATGTACAAACCTATCGATCCTTATACAGGGATGAGATCCACTTACAACTACACTATGAGAGGTGGTACTTATCCTCCACG GTACTTTTACCCATTTCCTGTTGGGCCCTTACTTTATCAAGTTGAGCTTTCAATTGGAGGGCAGCAATTCcatgggaaaggaagaacaagaCAAGCTGCTAAGCACGATGCAGCTGCTAAAGCACTGAAAGTTCTGCAGAATGAGCCCTTGCCTGAGAAACCTGAG TTTTTCCCTCTGAAACAGGTGACCAAGGAAAGTGGGCCTCCCCATATGAAGAGCTTTGTAACCAAGGTGTCAGTTGGAGAATTCATGGGTGAAGGTGAAGGAAAGAGCAAGAAGAtctcaaagaaaaatgctgcaataGCAGTCctagaagaactgaaaaaattgCCACCCCTTCCTACGGTCGAGAAAATGAAGCCACgaatcaaaaagaaaacaaagtcaaTAGTGAAG CTGCAAACAAGTCCAGAATATGGTCAAGGAATGAACCCCATTAGCAGACTTGCCCAGATACAGCAGGCCAAGAAAGAGAAGGAGCCAGAGTACATGCTCATCACAGAACGTGGTCTTCCAAGGCGCAGGGAGTTTGTTATGCAG GTGAAAGTTGGTGTACACACAGCTGAAGGAATGGGCACAAACAAGAAAGTTGCTAAACGCAACGCAGCTGAAAATATGTTGGAACTTCTAGGTTTCAAAGTCCCTCAACCTCAACCTCCAAAACCAGCattaaagacagaagagaag acaccAGTGAAGAAACCGGGCGATGGAAGAAAAGTAACCTTCTTTGAGCCGGGCTCTGAAGAGACTTCAACTA GTAATAAAGAAGATGAGTTTAGGATGCCTTATCTCAGCCATCAGCAGCTTCCTGCTGGAATTCTTCCTATGGTCCCTGAGGTTGCACAAGCTGTAGGAGCCAATCAAGGACACCACACCAAAGAGTTCAGTAGGGCAGCCCCAAATCCTGCCAAGGCTACAGTAACAGCAATGATTGCTAGAGAGCTATTGTATGGTGGTACTTCTCCTACTGCTGAAACCATATTAAAGAATAACAACTCATCAGGCCACGTACCCCACGGACCACTCACTAGGCCCTCTGAGCAGCTGGACTATCTTTCCAATGTTCAAGGAATCCAG gtTGAATATAAAGACTTTCCAAAAAATAACAAGAATGAGTTTGTATCTCTTATAAACTGTTCCTCTCAGCCACCACTGATCAGCCATGGAATTGGAAAGGATGTAGAATCTTGCCACGATATG GCTGCATTGAATATCTTAAAGTTGCTGTCTGAGTTGGACCAACAAACCACAGAGATGCCAAGAACAGGAAATGGACCAATGTCTGT ATGTGTGAAACAAGAAATGGAAAGTGATCCTCTTCTCAAACCAGCTAACTCAAACACTTTGGGACAAACACTGGACAGCACTGCCTAA
- the STAU1 gene encoding double-stranded RNA-binding protein Staufen homolog 1 isoform X3, with protein MSQVQIQNPSAALAGSQILNKTPSLSQPLSIPSTTSSLPSENAGRPIQNSALPSASVTSTNAAAAPSNMANPKEKTPMCLVNELARFNKIQPEYKLLSEQGPAHSKVFTVQLTLGDQHWEAEGTSIKKAQHAAAAKALEGTKFPKPTARPSRSEGKNPDSVTPTVELNALCMKLGKKPMYKPIDPYTGMRSTYNYTMRGGTYPPRYFYPFPVGPLLYQVELSIGGQQFHGKGRTRQAAKHDAAAKALKVLQNEPLPEKPEVNGKEPDDENLNKSEISQVFEIALKRNLPVNFEVTKESGPPHMKSFVTKVSVGEFMGEGEGKSKKISKKNAAIAVLEELKKLPPLPTVEKMKPRIKKKTKSIVKLQTSPEYGQGMNPISRLAQIQQAKKEKEPEYMLITERGLPRRREFVMQVKVGVHTAEGMGTNKKVAKRNAAENMLELLGFKVPQPQPPKPALKTEEKTPVKKPGDGRKVTFFEPGSEETSTSNKEDEFRMPYLSHQQLPAGILPMVPEVAQAVGANQGHHTKEFSRAAPNPAKATVTAMIARELLYGGTSPTAETILKNNNSSGHVPHGPLTRPSEQLDYLSNVQGIQVEYKDFPKNNKNEFVSLINCSSQPPLISHGIGKDVESCHDMAALNILKLLSELDQQTTEMPRTGNGPMSVCVKQEMESDPLLKPANSNTLGQTLDSTA; from the exons ATGTCTCAAGTCCAAATTCAGAATCCTTCTGCTGCCCTTGCAGGGAGCCAAATATTGAATAAAACCCCATCTCTTTCACAGCCTCTGAGTATTCCCTCTACTACTAGTTCTTTGCCCTCTGAAAATGCAGGTAGACCTATCCAAAACTCTGCTTTACCCTCTGCATCAGTTACATCCACCAACGCAGCTGCAG CTCCTTCAAACATGGCAAACCCCAAAGAGAAAACCCCGATGTGTCTTGTGAATGAGTTAGCCCGTTTCAACAAGATTCAGCCTGAGTATAAGCTTCTGAGTGAGCAAGGTCCAGCTCATTCTAAG gtGTTTACAGTGCAACTGACTCTTGGGGACCAGCACTGGGAAGCTGAAGGAACTAGTATTAAAAAAGCGCAACATGCGGCAGCTGCCAAAGCTTTGGAAGGGACAAAATTCCCTAAGCCTACGGCTCGTCCATCTCGTAGTGAAGGCAAGAATCCAG aCAGTGTAACCCCCACAGTGGAGTTAAATGCACTTTGCATGAAGCTGGGAAAGAAACCTATGTACAAACCTATCGATCCTTATACAGGGATGAGATCCACTTACAACTACACTATGAGAGGTGGTACTTATCCTCCACG GTACTTTTACCCATTTCCTGTTGGGCCCTTACTTTATCAAGTTGAGCTTTCAATTGGAGGGCAGCAATTCcatgggaaaggaagaacaagaCAAGCTGCTAAGCACGATGCAGCTGCTAAAGCACTGAAAGTTCTGCAGAATGAGCCCTTGCCTGAGAAACCTGAG GTTAACGGAAAAGAACCAGATGATGAAAATCtcaataaatctgaaataagcCAAGTTTTTGAGATTGCACTTAAAAGGAACTTGCCTGTGAATTTTGAG GTGACCAAGGAAAGTGGGCCTCCCCATATGAAGAGCTTTGTAACCAAGGTGTCAGTTGGAGAATTCATGGGTGAAGGTGAAGGAAAGAGCAAGAAGAtctcaaagaaaaatgctgcaataGCAGTCctagaagaactgaaaaaattgCCACCCCTTCCTACGGTCGAGAAAATGAAGCCACgaatcaaaaagaaaacaaagtcaaTAGTGAAG CTGCAAACAAGTCCAGAATATGGTCAAGGAATGAACCCCATTAGCAGACTTGCCCAGATACAGCAGGCCAAGAAAGAGAAGGAGCCAGAGTACATGCTCATCACAGAACGTGGTCTTCCAAGGCGCAGGGAGTTTGTTATGCAG GTGAAAGTTGGTGTACACACAGCTGAAGGAATGGGCACAAACAAGAAAGTTGCTAAACGCAACGCAGCTGAAAATATGTTGGAACTTCTAGGTTTCAAAGTCCCTCAACCTCAACCTCCAAAACCAGCattaaagacagaagagaag acaccAGTGAAGAAACCGGGCGATGGAAGAAAAGTAACCTTCTTTGAGCCGGGCTCTGAAGAGACTTCAACTA GTAATAAAGAAGATGAGTTTAGGATGCCTTATCTCAGCCATCAGCAGCTTCCTGCTGGAATTCTTCCTATGGTCCCTGAGGTTGCACAAGCTGTAGGAGCCAATCAAGGACACCACACCAAAGAGTTCAGTAGGGCAGCCCCAAATCCTGCCAAGGCTACAGTAACAGCAATGATTGCTAGAGAGCTATTGTATGGTGGTACTTCTCCTACTGCTGAAACCATATTAAAGAATAACAACTCATCAGGCCACGTACCCCACGGACCACTCACTAGGCCCTCTGAGCAGCTGGACTATCTTTCCAATGTTCAAGGAATCCAG gtTGAATATAAAGACTTTCCAAAAAATAACAAGAATGAGTTTGTATCTCTTATAAACTGTTCCTCTCAGCCACCACTGATCAGCCATGGAATTGGAAAGGATGTAGAATCTTGCCACGATATG GCTGCATTGAATATCTTAAAGTTGCTGTCTGAGTTGGACCAACAAACCACAGAGATGCCAAGAACAGGAAATGGACCAATGTCTGT ATGTGTGAAACAAGAAATGGAAAGTGATCCTCTTCTCAAACCAGCTAACTCAAACACTTTGGGACAAACACTGGACAGCACTGCCTAA
- the STAU1 gene encoding double-stranded RNA-binding protein Staufen homolog 1 isoform X7 codes for MSQVQIQNPSAALAGSQILNKTPSLSQPLSIPSTTSSLPSENAGRPIQNSALPSASVTSTNAAAAPSNMANPKEKTPMCLVNELARFNKIQPEYKLLSEQGPAHSKVFTVQLTLGDQHWEAEGTSIKKAQHAAAAKALEGTKFPKPTARPSRSEGKNPDSVTPTVELNALCMKLGKKPMYKPIDPYTGMRSTYNYTMRGGTYPPRYFYPFPVGPLLYQVELSIGGQQFHGKGRTRQAAKHDAAAKALKVLQNEPLPEKPEVTKESGPPHMKSFVTKVSVGEFMGEGEGKSKKISKKNAAIAVLEELKKLPPLPTVEKMKPRIKKKTKSIVKLQTSPEYGQGMNPISRLAQIQQAKKEKEPEYMLITERGLPRRREFVMQVKVGVHTAEGMGTNKKVAKRNAAENMLELLGFKVPQPQPPKPALKTEEKTPVKKPGDGRKVTFFEPGSEETSTSNKEDEFRMPYLSHQQLPAGILPMVPEVAQAVGANQGHHTKEFSRAAPNPAKATVTAMIARELLYGGTSPTAETILKNNNSSGHVPHGPLTRPSEQLDYLSNVQGIQVEYKDFPKNNKNEFVSLINCSSQPPLISHGIGKDVESCHDMAALNILKLLSELDQQTTEMPRTGNGPMSVCVKQEMESDPLLKPANSNTLGQTLDSTA; via the exons ATGTCTCAAGTCCAAATTCAGAATCCTTCTGCTGCCCTTGCAGGGAGCCAAATATTGAATAAAACCCCATCTCTTTCACAGCCTCTGAGTATTCCCTCTACTACTAGTTCTTTGCCCTCTGAAAATGCAGGTAGACCTATCCAAAACTCTGCTTTACCCTCTGCATCAGTTACATCCACCAACGCAGCTGCAG CTCCTTCAAACATGGCAAACCCCAAAGAGAAAACCCCGATGTGTCTTGTGAATGAGTTAGCCCGTTTCAACAAGATTCAGCCTGAGTATAAGCTTCTGAGTGAGCAAGGTCCAGCTCATTCTAAG gtGTTTACAGTGCAACTGACTCTTGGGGACCAGCACTGGGAAGCTGAAGGAACTAGTATTAAAAAAGCGCAACATGCGGCAGCTGCCAAAGCTTTGGAAGGGACAAAATTCCCTAAGCCTACGGCTCGTCCATCTCGTAGTGAAGGCAAGAATCCAG aCAGTGTAACCCCCACAGTGGAGTTAAATGCACTTTGCATGAAGCTGGGAAAGAAACCTATGTACAAACCTATCGATCCTTATACAGGGATGAGATCCACTTACAACTACACTATGAGAGGTGGTACTTATCCTCCACG GTACTTTTACCCATTTCCTGTTGGGCCCTTACTTTATCAAGTTGAGCTTTCAATTGGAGGGCAGCAATTCcatgggaaaggaagaacaagaCAAGCTGCTAAGCACGATGCAGCTGCTAAAGCACTGAAAGTTCTGCAGAATGAGCCCTTGCCTGAGAAACCTGAG GTGACCAAGGAAAGTGGGCCTCCCCATATGAAGAGCTTTGTAACCAAGGTGTCAGTTGGAGAATTCATGGGTGAAGGTGAAGGAAAGAGCAAGAAGAtctcaaagaaaaatgctgcaataGCAGTCctagaagaactgaaaaaattgCCACCCCTTCCTACGGTCGAGAAAATGAAGCCACgaatcaaaaagaaaacaaagtcaaTAGTGAAG CTGCAAACAAGTCCAGAATATGGTCAAGGAATGAACCCCATTAGCAGACTTGCCCAGATACAGCAGGCCAAGAAAGAGAAGGAGCCAGAGTACATGCTCATCACAGAACGTGGTCTTCCAAGGCGCAGGGAGTTTGTTATGCAG GTGAAAGTTGGTGTACACACAGCTGAAGGAATGGGCACAAACAAGAAAGTTGCTAAACGCAACGCAGCTGAAAATATGTTGGAACTTCTAGGTTTCAAAGTCCCTCAACCTCAACCTCCAAAACCAGCattaaagacagaagagaag acaccAGTGAAGAAACCGGGCGATGGAAGAAAAGTAACCTTCTTTGAGCCGGGCTCTGAAGAGACTTCAACTA GTAATAAAGAAGATGAGTTTAGGATGCCTTATCTCAGCCATCAGCAGCTTCCTGCTGGAATTCTTCCTATGGTCCCTGAGGTTGCACAAGCTGTAGGAGCCAATCAAGGACACCACACCAAAGAGTTCAGTAGGGCAGCCCCAAATCCTGCCAAGGCTACAGTAACAGCAATGATTGCTAGAGAGCTATTGTATGGTGGTACTTCTCCTACTGCTGAAACCATATTAAAGAATAACAACTCATCAGGCCACGTACCCCACGGACCACTCACTAGGCCCTCTGAGCAGCTGGACTATCTTTCCAATGTTCAAGGAATCCAG gtTGAATATAAAGACTTTCCAAAAAATAACAAGAATGAGTTTGTATCTCTTATAAACTGTTCCTCTCAGCCACCACTGATCAGCCATGGAATTGGAAAGGATGTAGAATCTTGCCACGATATG GCTGCATTGAATATCTTAAAGTTGCTGTCTGAGTTGGACCAACAAACCACAGAGATGCCAAGAACAGGAAATGGACCAATGTCTGT ATGTGTGAAACAAGAAATGGAAAGTGATCCTCTTCTCAAACCAGCTAACTCAAACACTTTGGGACAAACACTGGACAGCACTGCCTAA
- the STAU1 gene encoding double-stranded RNA-binding protein Staufen homolog 1 isoform X2, translating to MSQVQIQNPSAALAGSQILNKTPSLSQPLSIPSTTSSLPSENAGRPIQNSALPSASVTSTNAAAAPSNMANPKEKTPMCLVNELARFNKIQPEYKLLSEQGPAHSKVFTVQLTLGDQHWEAEGTSIKKAQHAAAAKALEGTKFPKPTARPSRSEGKNPDSVTPTVELNALCMKLGKKPMYKPIDPYTGMRSTYNYTMRGGTYPPRYFYPFPVGPLLYQVELSIGGQQFHGKGRTRQAAKHDAAAKALKVLQNEPLPEKPEVNGKEPDDENLNKSEISQVFEIALKRNLPVNFEFFPLKQVTKESGPPHMKSFVTKVSVGEFMGEGEGKSKKISKKNAAIAVLEELKKLPPLPTVEKMKPRIKKKTKSIVKLQTSPEYGQGMNPISRLAQIQQAKKEKEPEYMLITERGLPRRREFVMQVKVGVHTAEGMGTNKKVAKRNAAENMLELLGFKVPQPQPPKPALKTEEKTPVKKPGDGRKVTFFEPGSEETSTSNKEDEFRMPYLSHQQLPAGILPMVPEVAQAVGANQGHHTKEFSRAAPNPAKATVTAMIARELLYGGTSPTAETILKNNNSSGHVPHGPLTRPSEQLDYLSNVQGIQVEYKDFPKNNKNEFVSLINCSSQPPLISHGIGKDVESCHDMAALNILKLLSELDQQTTEMPRTGNGPMSVKVKMGCYLLQEEKRMCETRNGK from the exons ATGTCTCAAGTCCAAATTCAGAATCCTTCTGCTGCCCTTGCAGGGAGCCAAATATTGAATAAAACCCCATCTCTTTCACAGCCTCTGAGTATTCCCTCTACTACTAGTTCTTTGCCCTCTGAAAATGCAGGTAGACCTATCCAAAACTCTGCTTTACCCTCTGCATCAGTTACATCCACCAACGCAGCTGCAG CTCCTTCAAACATGGCAAACCCCAAAGAGAAAACCCCGATGTGTCTTGTGAATGAGTTAGCCCGTTTCAACAAGATTCAGCCTGAGTATAAGCTTCTGAGTGAGCAAGGTCCAGCTCATTCTAAG gtGTTTACAGTGCAACTGACTCTTGGGGACCAGCACTGGGAAGCTGAAGGAACTAGTATTAAAAAAGCGCAACATGCGGCAGCTGCCAAAGCTTTGGAAGGGACAAAATTCCCTAAGCCTACGGCTCGTCCATCTCGTAGTGAAGGCAAGAATCCAG aCAGTGTAACCCCCACAGTGGAGTTAAATGCACTTTGCATGAAGCTGGGAAAGAAACCTATGTACAAACCTATCGATCCTTATACAGGGATGAGATCCACTTACAACTACACTATGAGAGGTGGTACTTATCCTCCACG GTACTTTTACCCATTTCCTGTTGGGCCCTTACTTTATCAAGTTGAGCTTTCAATTGGAGGGCAGCAATTCcatgggaaaggaagaacaagaCAAGCTGCTAAGCACGATGCAGCTGCTAAAGCACTGAAAGTTCTGCAGAATGAGCCCTTGCCTGAGAAACCTGAG GTTAACGGAAAAGAACCAGATGATGAAAATCtcaataaatctgaaataagcCAAGTTTTTGAGATTGCACTTAAAAGGAACTTGCCTGTGAATTTTGAG TTTTTCCCTCTGAAACAGGTGACCAAGGAAAGTGGGCCTCCCCATATGAAGAGCTTTGTAACCAAGGTGTCAGTTGGAGAATTCATGGGTGAAGGTGAAGGAAAGAGCAAGAAGAtctcaaagaaaaatgctgcaataGCAGTCctagaagaactgaaaaaattgCCACCCCTTCCTACGGTCGAGAAAATGAAGCCACgaatcaaaaagaaaacaaagtcaaTAGTGAAG CTGCAAACAAGTCCAGAATATGGTCAAGGAATGAACCCCATTAGCAGACTTGCCCAGATACAGCAGGCCAAGAAAGAGAAGGAGCCAGAGTACATGCTCATCACAGAACGTGGTCTTCCAAGGCGCAGGGAGTTTGTTATGCAG GTGAAAGTTGGTGTACACACAGCTGAAGGAATGGGCACAAACAAGAAAGTTGCTAAACGCAACGCAGCTGAAAATATGTTGGAACTTCTAGGTTTCAAAGTCCCTCAACCTCAACCTCCAAAACCAGCattaaagacagaagagaag acaccAGTGAAGAAACCGGGCGATGGAAGAAAAGTAACCTTCTTTGAGCCGGGCTCTGAAGAGACTTCAACTA GTAATAAAGAAGATGAGTTTAGGATGCCTTATCTCAGCCATCAGCAGCTTCCTGCTGGAATTCTTCCTATGGTCCCTGAGGTTGCACAAGCTGTAGGAGCCAATCAAGGACACCACACCAAAGAGTTCAGTAGGGCAGCCCCAAATCCTGCCAAGGCTACAGTAACAGCAATGATTGCTAGAGAGCTATTGTATGGTGGTACTTCTCCTACTGCTGAAACCATATTAAAGAATAACAACTCATCAGGCCACGTACCCCACGGACCACTCACTAGGCCCTCTGAGCAGCTGGACTATCTTTCCAATGTTCAAGGAATCCAG gtTGAATATAAAGACTTTCCAAAAAATAACAAGAATGAGTTTGTATCTCTTATAAACTGTTCCTCTCAGCCACCACTGATCAGCCATGGAATTGGAAAGGATGTAGAATCTTGCCACGATATG GCTGCATTGAATATCTTAAAGTTGCTGTCTGAGTTGGACCAACAAACCACAGAGATGCCAAGAACAGGAAATGGACCAATGTCTGT aaaagttaaaatggGCTGTTACCTTCTTCAGGAGGAGAAGAGG ATGTGTGAAACAAGAAATGGAAAGTGA